Proteins found in one Lysinibacillus fusiformis genomic segment:
- the mraY gene encoding phospho-N-acetylmuramoyl-pentapeptide-transferase, with protein sequence MKLATTLTILALAFIVTVILAPISIPLLRRLKFGQSIREEGPKSHMKKAGTPTMGGIIFLISILLTTVGVGSFLDLLTTQTVVLLLVLAGFGLIGLLDDGLKVVFKRNLGLTSLQKLIGQIVIAILAYFLLEVGSFDKTLAIPFTEWTIDLGVFYVAFLIFWLVGFSNAVNLTDGLDGLVAGTASIAFAAFGVIALFQSQADIALFSFAVTGALLGFLLFNANPAKVFMGDTGSLALGGALAMVSVLVKEEFLLLLVGLVFVIETLSVILQVGSFKLRKKRIFKMSPIHHHFELSGWSEWKVVLVFWSTALAVALIAVLSEAF encoded by the coding sequence ATGAAACTCGCAACAACACTTACCATTTTAGCTCTTGCTTTTATAGTAACAGTTATCCTGGCACCAATTAGTATTCCACTTCTTCGTCGTCTAAAATTTGGGCAAAGTATTCGAGAAGAGGGGCCAAAATCACATATGAAAAAAGCTGGTACACCAACAATGGGAGGCATTATTTTCTTAATATCCATCCTCCTAACAACTGTTGGTGTAGGTAGCTTTTTAGATTTATTAACGACACAGACCGTAGTACTTTTATTAGTATTAGCAGGATTCGGCTTAATAGGTTTATTGGATGATGGTTTAAAGGTTGTCTTTAAAAGAAATTTAGGTTTAACCTCTCTTCAAAAATTGATTGGTCAAATTGTTATTGCAATTCTTGCGTATTTCCTTCTAGAAGTAGGGTCATTTGATAAAACACTAGCCATTCCATTTACGGAGTGGACAATTGATCTTGGCGTATTCTATGTAGCCTTTTTAATTTTCTGGTTAGTAGGCTTCTCCAATGCAGTAAATTTGACGGATGGACTAGACGGGCTAGTGGCGGGTACTGCTTCCATTGCCTTTGCAGCATTTGGTGTTATTGCGCTATTCCAAAGTCAGGCAGATATTGCACTATTTTCGTTTGCTGTAACAGGTGCTTTATTAGGCTTTTTATTATTTAATGCCAATCCTGCAAAGGTATTCATGGGGGATACGGGGTCATTAGCATTAGGTGGAGCATTAGCTATGGTATCTGTCTTAGTAAAAGAAGAGTTCTTGCTTTTACTAGTCGGCTTAGTGTTTGTTATCGAAACACTTTCCGTTATTTTGCAGGTAGGTAGCTTTAAGCTTCGAAAAAAGCGTATTTTTAAAATGAGCCCTATTCATCATCATTTTGAATTATCAGGTTGGTCAGAGTGGAAAGTAGTGCTTGTCTTCTGGTCAACTGCCTTAGCAGTAGCATTAATTGCAGTCTTATCGGAGGCGTTCTAA
- the murD gene encoding UDP-N-acetylmuramoyl-L-alanine--D-glutamate ligase has translation MKNYTDLQHKKVLVLGLAKSGVAAAEILHELGAFVTVNDSKPFDESPDAQGLLQKGITVICGRHPEDLLDEGFELVVKNPGIPYSNRIVADALSREIPVWTEIELAYLISDAPFIGITGSNGKTTTTTLIFDMLNNGSKNPLIAGNIGTVACGVAKEANKDDIIVTELSSFQLMGIKTFKPKIAILTNLYDAHLDYHGTFNNYAEAKFGVTRNQDDSDYFIYNADQPIVVGYAAQSNAQKIPFSSKGRTTNGISADDTTIYWQGEPYMDRANIALPGKHNLENILAAVAACILFGCDKEKMEEVLATFGGVRHRTQFVREWDGRKIYNDSKATNCLATKSALDAFQAPVILLAGGLDRGHSFEELRPCMNHVKGVVAFGETGLRFVEFAKSCGVQQTVIAQNVEDAVHYAAPMSAEGDVILLSPACASWDQYDSFEIRGDVFIDAVMKL, from the coding sequence ATGAAAAACTATACAGATTTACAACATAAAAAAGTGCTTGTGTTAGGTCTAGCCAAAAGTGGTGTGGCCGCTGCTGAAATTTTACACGAGCTTGGCGCATTTGTAACAGTTAATGATTCGAAACCATTTGATGAAAGTCCTGATGCACAAGGATTATTACAGAAGGGGATTACAGTAATTTGTGGTCGCCATCCTGAAGATTTACTTGATGAAGGCTTTGAATTAGTGGTTAAAAATCCAGGAATACCTTATAGCAATCGAATTGTGGCAGATGCTCTTAGTCGAGAGATTCCAGTCTGGACAGAGATTGAGCTAGCTTATTTAATTAGCGATGCACCATTTATTGGTATAACAGGTTCGAATGGTAAAACAACGACGACAACTTTAATATTCGACATGTTAAATAACGGCAGTAAAAATCCATTAATTGCTGGAAATATAGGGACAGTAGCTTGTGGTGTTGCAAAAGAAGCTAATAAAGATGACATCATTGTAACAGAATTGTCTTCATTCCAATTGATGGGGATTAAAACGTTTAAGCCTAAAATTGCTATTTTGACAAACCTTTATGATGCACATCTAGATTATCACGGAACATTTAATAATTATGCTGAAGCGAAGTTTGGTGTTACTCGAAATCAAGATGACAGTGACTATTTTATTTATAATGCTGACCAACCGATAGTGGTTGGATACGCAGCACAATCTAATGCACAAAAAATTCCATTCAGTTCAAAGGGACGTACTACAAACGGCATTAGTGCAGATGATACAACAATTTATTGGCAAGGCGAACCATATATGGATCGTGCCAACATTGCCCTACCTGGTAAGCATAATTTAGAAAACATCTTAGCAGCCGTAGCAGCTTGTATTTTATTTGGCTGTGACAAAGAGAAGATGGAAGAGGTTTTAGCGACATTTGGTGGAGTGAGACACCGTACACAATTTGTACGTGAGTGGGATGGTCGAAAGATTTACAATGACTCCAAGGCAACCAATTGTTTAGCAACAAAGAGTGCTTTAGATGCTTTCCAAGCACCTGTCATTTTACTCGCAGGTGGCTTAGATCGTGGACATTCTTTTGAAGAACTTCGCCCTTGTATGAATCATGTAAAGGGTGTTGTTGCATTTGGAGAAACTGGCTTACGCTTTGTCGAATTTGCAAAATCGTGTGGTGTTCAACAAACCGTCATTGCACAAAATGTAGAAGACGCTGTTCACTATGCAGCACCGATGTCTGCAGAAGGAGATGTTATTTTACTATCTCCAGCATGCGCAAGCTGGGACCAATATGACAGCTTTGAAATACGTGGAGATGTTTTTATTGATGCTGTAATGAAGCTGTAA
- the ftsW gene encoding putative lipid II flippase FtsW, translating into MALLRGKESYLLLVTTLMLSIIGIIFVYSAGTYWSAVHYSGKMPFYMKQSIYFVVAIVVFLITIRLNILREQSFWKMAYIFSLILLVLVLIPGIGLVRNGSQSWIGVGPLTIQPAELTKITVIVYLSHILAQHKTGKPVVNWRHGFILLLPVVLIMLQPDFGSVFILVVSVFLLFFVAGYPLKLYAMIMLAGVAGLVGLIATAPYRLKRIEAFLDPWADPLVSGFQAVQSLMAIGPAGIFGHGFGQSRQKFLYLPEPQNDFIYAIILEEVGLIGGLFILALFVLTIYAGYRFAVQAKNRTSYYAIIGLVTMLMVQAFLNIAVVIGLVPVTGVTLPFISYGGTSLVTMWLIIGIIYQLAK; encoded by the coding sequence ATGGCATTACTGAGAGGTAAAGAAAGCTACTTATTGCTCGTCACAACTTTGATGCTATCAATAATCGGCATTATTTTCGTCTATTCTGCAGGTACCTATTGGAGTGCCGTTCATTATAGTGGAAAAATGCCGTTTTATATGAAGCAAAGCATATACTTTGTTGTAGCCATTGTCGTATTTTTAATCACGATTCGATTAAATATTTTGAGAGAGCAGTCCTTTTGGAAAATGGCCTATATATTTTCGTTAATTTTACTCGTTCTTGTACTGATTCCTGGTATAGGACTTGTGCGAAATGGTTCCCAAAGCTGGATTGGTGTAGGTCCATTAACAATTCAGCCAGCAGAACTAACGAAAATTACCGTCATTGTGTACTTGAGCCACATATTAGCACAACATAAAACAGGCAAGCCAGTTGTTAACTGGCGACATGGGTTCATCCTGTTATTACCTGTAGTTCTCATCATGTTGCAGCCGGATTTTGGCTCAGTATTTATTCTTGTTGTATCTGTGTTTTTATTATTTTTTGTCGCTGGTTATCCTCTAAAACTATACGCCATGATTATGCTAGCAGGGGTTGCTGGGTTGGTAGGTCTCATTGCGACAGCACCATATCGTCTAAAGCGTATAGAAGCATTTCTTGATCCATGGGCTGATCCCTTGGTTAGTGGGTTCCAAGCGGTGCAATCTTTAATGGCAATCGGTCCAGCAGGGATTTTTGGACATGGCTTTGGACAAAGCCGACAAAAGTTTTTGTATTTACCAGAGCCTCAAAATGATTTTATTTACGCCATTATTTTAGAAGAAGTCGGATTGATTGGTGGCCTCTTTATTTTAGCGCTTTTTGTACTAACGATCTATGCAGGCTATAGATTTGCTGTACAGGCTAAAAACCGAACGTCCTATTATGCGATTATCGGGCTTGTCACAATGCTCATGGTGCAAGCTTTTCTAAATATAGCCGTAGTAATAGGTTTAGTGCCAGTAACGGGTGTCACATTACCATTTATTAGCTACGGTGGAACATCTTTAGTAACAATGTGGTTAATAATAGGTATTATTTATCAATTAGCGAAATAA
- a CDS encoding cell division protein FtsQ/DivIB produces the protein MEKVIDIEDRIPTLKKRRKKRTNRKFIVLILLFFIVLAVLLYFQSPYSNINKITVNGAKLANDQYYVEASTLAPGKSMWSFKVEDIEQILLKDKWVKEAHVKRNWLQGVTIDVKEWKKVAYLAGDGTYYPLLENGKRFEQTGNDTPIDAPVFIGITGEKTINKLVEQLAQLKPEVLALISQVNTNSNEANPNAVKLYMNDGYEVRAVIQTLAQKLNYYPSIVAQIANLEKGVIDLEVGSYYRPFNEEYNKISIDMEANADGELVNQEVTDNEQQEEE, from the coding sequence TTGGAGAAAGTAATTGATATAGAAGATCGTATACCTACGCTAAAAAAGCGACGAAAAAAGCGTACAAACCGGAAATTTATAGTGCTAATATTACTTTTCTTTATTGTGTTAGCAGTACTCCTTTATTTTCAATCTCCATACAGTAACATCAATAAGATCACAGTCAATGGCGCAAAGCTAGCGAATGACCAGTATTATGTGGAGGCAAGTACTCTTGCACCAGGTAAATCAATGTGGAGTTTCAAAGTGGAAGATATTGAGCAGATTTTATTAAAGGATAAATGGGTTAAAGAAGCACATGTTAAACGTAACTGGTTACAAGGCGTAACGATTGATGTTAAAGAATGGAAAAAAGTTGCATACTTAGCTGGGGACGGCACTTATTATCCTTTGCTAGAAAACGGCAAACGCTTTGAACAAACAGGAAATGATACGCCCATTGATGCACCTGTTTTTATCGGGATAACCGGTGAAAAGACCATTAATAAGCTTGTTGAACAGCTAGCACAACTAAAGCCAGAAGTATTAGCTTTAATTTCCCAGGTTAACACGAATAGTAATGAGGCGAATCCCAATGCAGTCAAGCTTTATATGAATGATGGCTATGAAGTTCGTGCTGTTATTCAGACACTAGCGCAAAAGTTAAATTACTACCCCTCTATTGTCGCTCAAATTGCCAACTTAGAAAAAGGTGTGATTGATTTAGAGGTCGGTTCATACTATCGTCCTTTTAACGAGGAATACAACAAGATTAGTATTGACATGGAAGCGAATGCAGATGGGGAATTGGTTAACCAGGAAGTGACGGACAATGAACAACAAGAAGAAGAATAG
- a CDS encoding DUF881 domain-containing protein: MNNKKKNSKGSFFTRKQFELLIVCVTTGFIIGYSYNQAKDNREAGTIDSELFEQEDSYREELITQQERNKELTEELNNLQEQIRKYEKSFASNEKDYKKLVEQAEDLRLLLGELKSEGKGIRITLQDGDYDPKSLNPNDYIVHESHVFKLLNELKISGAQAIAINGQRVMASSYIRCNGPVITIDGTQHPAPFVIEAVGDSETLMASLNLNGGVVDQLLNDNIVVSLEENQKLSMPKVKVES, from the coding sequence ATGAACAACAAGAAGAAGAATAGCAAAGGGAGTTTTTTTACTAGAAAACAATTTGAATTACTAATTGTTTGTGTAACAACAGGATTTATCATCGGCTATTCATACAACCAGGCGAAAGACAATCGAGAAGCAGGTACTATTGATTCTGAGCTTTTTGAGCAAGAAGATTCTTATCGTGAGGAGCTAATCACACAACAAGAGCGCAATAAAGAACTCACTGAAGAACTAAATAATTTACAAGAACAGATTCGAAAGTATGAAAAATCCTTTGCTTCAAACGAGAAAGACTATAAGAAGCTTGTTGAGCAAGCAGAAGATTTACGGCTATTGCTTGGTGAACTAAAGAGTGAGGGGAAAGGAATACGTATCACCCTCCAGGATGGGGACTATGATCCAAAATCCTTGAATCCAAATGACTATATTGTCCATGAAAGTCATGTTTTTAAATTGTTAAATGAACTGAAAATTTCAGGTGCACAAGCTATCGCCATAAATGGACAACGTGTGATGGCTAGTTCTTATATCCGCTGTAATGGACCTGTGATAACCATTGATGGCACACAACATCCAGCTCCGTTTGTGATAGAAGCAGTTGGCGATTCAGAAACATTAATGGCTTCTTTAAATTTAAACGGAGGTGTAGTGGATCAGTTATTAAATGACAATATTGTGGTGTCATTAGAAGAAAATCAAAAGCTTTCAATGCCAAAAGTAAAAGTAGAAAGTTAA